TTGATACAGAGCCTATCATGATTAAGAGAGAACAGTTGAAAGTCGGGAACGAGCTGAAAGTAGATATTAAAATAAAACAGTTTTAGGTTAGGAGGCGGAGATTAAAGATCAAATAATATCTGAACTGTCGGGGATTGTAGACAGTATAAAACAGGAGGAGGTTACTGCTCCTGAAGAGATTAATTACGATTATTACTGCCTATCTAATGGAAAAAACTCTTTGTTCATAAAAAGTGATCTTTTTGTAATGCTTGTTTTTGCAAAAGGTTCAGACTGGGCAGAGAATCTATTCAGGAAATTATTCTCTTCTGAAGATATACGTACTGAAGTTTCTGAAAAGGTACAGATACTGCCTGAAGATATTATTTTTTCAGTGGAAAACGACGAACAGATATTCAACAGAGGAATTATTCTTAAGACGCCAAACTTAAATACAGTAAGGAAAAAAGAAAAAGAAATAAAACACACTAAAGATATTCCTTTACCTGTTGTTCTGAGAATTTTCAAAAAAACAGTTCCCCTTTCAGAGGTAGAAAGTATAGGAGAAACATCTGAGATTCTTTTATCAAACAGTAAAGAGGTAGATGTAGACCTTCTTATAAATGGAGATGTTGTAGGAAAAGGTATACTCAGAAGAGAAGATGAAGATTTCAGATTAAAGATAACAGAGCTATATATATAAATGCAGGCATTAATATTTTCATGGCTTATATATCTGATTACAGCTTACTTTTTAGAAAACAGTTTCAAAAATATTATATATCTGATAGGAGCTTTTTTTACATTAGTAGCATACATCTCTGGAACAGCGTATGAAAGCAGTTTCAAAATCTTTGATATTCTATTTATAATTTACTTTTATTTTTTATTCCTCCATACAACATCAGAGAGTAATTTCAGATACAAATTCCTGTTCTCTACAGTGTATTTTGCAGTATTTATCTCGTATATAGTTCTGTATTTTTACCTCCCAGAATATACAGATTATGCCGTTGTTCTATCAGGACTCCTTCTGATATTCAGAAGTTACACCTCTAAAGTTGAAATAGGAGTCTGGAGTGGAATAACACTGATTGTGTCTCTATCTTTCCTTTTGGGAAAGAACTTTTTTTATTACACAAATCTTCTGTTTATTATCTATTTTATTAGAGATAATGTTTCCTCTTTTTACAGGCAACTTGAGAAGGAGAAAAAAAGATACAGAGATTTCGTAGACAGGGCTATTA
This genomic stretch from Persephonella hydrogeniphila harbors:
- a CDS encoding FliM/FliN family flagellar motor switch protein, which codes for MFIKSDLFVMLVFAKGSDWAENLFRKLFSSEDIRTEVSEKVQILPEDIIFSVENDEQIFNRGIILKTPNLNTVRKKEKEIKHTKDIPLPVVLRIFKKTVPLSEVESIGETSEILLSNSKEVDVDLLINGDVVGKGILRREDEDFRLKITELYI